The DNA region TGCACTTTTGCGAAGCGTGCCCGAAGGGAGAAAACTTTGACGAAGTCCACACCGCGTAGCGGCGTGAAAAAGTTGATAAAACTTTTATAAAAATATATAAATTGACAAGATATAGTTGTTTAGGTATATACTAATAAATTGACAAACTAACTCTATTTTGTTAAAATATAAAAACATACATTAATTTGGATTTTTTGATGGATAAAAATTATAAAGTAATAGCAAGAAAATATCGTCCGCAAACTTTTGAAGAGGTAATAGGGCAGGAACATATCACAAAAACAATATCTAAAAGTATAGCACAAAAAAAAATAGCACATGCTTATCTTTTTTCTGGTGCTCATGGTGTAGGTAAAACTTCTCTTGCAAGAATTATAGCAAAAGCCTTAAACTGTGTTAATGGTCCTACAGATAAACCATGCGGAGTTTGTCCTTCTTGTACGCAAATAGAAAACGGTACTCCTTTAGATGTTATTGAAATAGACGGTGCAAGCAATAGGGGTATAGAAAATATAAGAACAATAATAGAAAATGTACGCATATCGCCTGTTGCTGGTAAATATAAAGTATATATTATAGATGAGGTTCACCAGATTACTAATGAAGCTTTTAATGCTTTACTTAAAACATTAGAAGAGCCGCCTGCTCATGTTGTATTTATACTTGCTACTACCGAAGCAGACAGAGTACTTCCTACAATAAGAAGCCGATGTCAGCAGTATATTTTTAAGTCTTTGGGTATAGAAGATTTAGAGAAGATTCTTAAGGGTATTTTAGACAAAGAAAATATTGCATATGATGATGAGGCTATATTTTTGATAGCAAAGCAGGCTAGGGGTTCTGTTCGTGATAGTGAAACGATATTAGAAAAGATGATAGCCTATACTGCAGACAAGAAGCATATTACTAGTGGTGATGTTATAGCTGTGGTTGGGGGTAATAATTTTTCTTTTGTTAAAGATTTTTTTGATGTAATGATTTCAAAAGATAAAAAAAATTATTTTCAATTTGTTAAAAAGCTTTTTGAAGAGTCTGTAGACCCAAGAACATTCATTAATAATTTAATTGAGTATATGCGTGTTGTGCTAATGATAAAAAGCGGTATTGATGATATTAAATTATTAGAGATAACAGAAAATGAGAGAGATGATTTAAAAACTTTTGCTAACAATTACAGCGATGATGAGATTGAGCGTATACTTGATTATATATTAAATGTAGAAGAGCGTATAAGAAATGCTTCCAATGCTAGAGTAATATTTGAGATGCGTATGCTTTTGCTTCTTGATACAGATAATTTGATTCGCCCTGTAGACATTATATCTTCAAGCAATGTTCAAACTGTTTCTGACACTAATGAAGACTATGGGCTTAGTAATGATAATATTCAAAAACCTAAAGAAATTAATAATGCTCCTAAACCAGCATATGATGTTCCTCTTAGTCCGAATGACAAAAGGCATATATTTTACAATAAAATTCTTTCATATGTTGAAACAGAAAGCCCAACAATATATTCTTTGTTATCTCAAGGAAACCCAATAGAAAGTAAAGGTGCAACATTAATAGTAGCTATTCCAGAACATATTTACGATATGGTTCAATCTGATAAAAGAATATCAGCATTAATAGCAAGTGCGATACCAAGATTTACAAAAAATAAAGATGTAGCCATACAGTTTCAAAAGGCAGTAGAAGGCAATATGATAGATAAATTAAAAACCCGTCTTCAGGCAACAGAGGTTGACGAGAGTTCTTTATAATAAATAAATGATAAATAAAAAAGAGCCTATAGTATTTCTATAAGCTCTTTTTATTTTTTACTCTTTTTTAAAATCTCACACCTAATTGTGCTCCCAAATCTACACTAGAAAGTTTGAAATTATGACTTTTACTTTCCATAAATGGTATATCATAAGCAATATAAATACCTGCTGTTAAATTAAGCGGTAATATAAAATCAAGCATAACTTTTACATAAGGTATAAAAGGCTTATTAAACTCTTTATAAATATTCTTTGTATCATACATACTCGCCTGACCTATGCCGTCAGCACCATCTCTTTGATACATAAGACCAGCTATAGGAAACTTGAATCCTCCTCCAACTCCTAAAGATACAAATCCAATATCAATTCTAGGCAATAATCCTAAATTAAAACTATCAAAAGAAGCACCATATCTTCCGCTTTGAGATTTTAACCCAAAAGCAAATACATCTTTCTGATACCCAATATCAAAACCAATTCCTAAACCTATATTGCTGATTCCAAAATAATATCCAGGTATAACATGTATTCCAAATTCAAAACCAGCATCAGCCTTAGTATATTTTGAAGCATCAGTACCAGTATAAGTACCCAAACTAAATCCAAAAGGAAGAAGAATATTTACTTCAAAACCTGTCTTTGCCATCAAATTTCCGCTTAATCCAATTACTAGTAAGCTCGCAATTATCACTATTTTTTCATTTTTTACAGTCCTTTATATTGTATGTACTATTTTTTATAGTCGGCAATAGTAATAATCTATTTATAATAAAAAACTATTAAAAAAAGGAATACATATTATTAAATATGCATTCCTTAAATATTATTTTTAATTAATTTTTATTAGAATCTTAATCCAATTTCTCCGCCTAAATCAAATGAAGACATTTTAATATTATTATTAGGGTCTTTATATTCTACCAAAGGTATATCATAAGAAGCATATATACCTAAAACTAGGTTATAAGGCAATAAGAAATCAACAACCCCTTTTACATAAGGTATATAAGGATTTTTAAAAGTATCTTTAAGTCTTTTATAATCATATCCTTGAGAAGTGTATCCTCCGTCACTTTCTCTAAAGTAACTGCTTCCTGCTAAAGGTATTTTTACACCAGCACCAACACCTATTGATACAAACCAAACATCTATTCTAGGAAGTATTCCTACCATTAAGCTATCGAAAGTTAATCCGCCTTTTGATTTTTCATCAATAACTGCTTTGAAAGCAAACACATCTCTATTGTATCCTAAATCTAATCCTAAACCGAATGATAAATTATCAAACCCAAAATAATATGCAGGCTGTAAATGAATACCAAATTCAAATCCAGTATCAGATTTTACATGTTGAGCCTCATTTCCGCTGAAACTGCTGAAGCTTGCTCCAAGAGGTATCATTAACCCTAAACCAAATCCTGTTTTAGCCATAAGTCCGCTGCTTATGCTCATTGCTAATATACTTGTTATTATAATTAATTTTTTCATTTTATTCTTTCTCCTAAAAAATTTGTATCTATATACTAAATTATAGTCATTAAGAAAAATAAACTATATAATAATTTGTTTATTTATTCTCTATGCTATAATGTTATTTGAATTATTAATTTTTCATATTGTAAGACTATTCTAACTTTTTTGCAAGTTATTTTTTGTATTTTTTAACTTTCGACTAAATTGTTAAAAAGTACAAAAATGATAAAATATGATTGCAATAAATGGTAATTAGTTGTATTTTTTAATTTAGCAGAATTAACTTTTAATAAAAAATATAATTAAATAAAAGGTTTCAAATATGCAAGAAAAAATAAATGAACTTAAGAAAAGAAAAGAAAAGATAGAAGAGGCTGGCGGTAAAGATAAAATAGAAGAACGTCATGCTAAAGGTAAATTAACAGCAAGAGAACGTATATTGCATCTTTTAGACGAAGGCACTTTTTGCGAGATTGATGCTTTTATAGAACATAGATGCAGTGATTTTGGTATGGAAAAAAATAAAGTAGCAGGCGAAGGTGTAGTTACAGGATACGGTAAAATTAACGGCAGACAAGTATGTGTATATGCTCAGGATTTTACAGTAATAGGCGGTTCATTAGGACAAATGCATGCTGCTAAAATTTGTAAAGTACAAGATATGGCAATAAAATTAGGCTGCCCTTGTATTGGTATTAACGATTCAGGCGGAGCTAGAATACAAGAGGGTATTGATTCATTAAGAGGCTATGGTGATATTTTCTATAGAAATGTACAGGCTTCTGGTGTAATTCCTCAAATATGTGTAATAATGGGACCTTGTGCCGGAGGAGCTGTTTATTCTCCTGCTTTGATGGACTTTATACTTATGACTGATAAAACTGCTAATATGTTTATTACAGGTCCTCAGGTTGTAAAGGCTGTAACAGGTGAACAGGTTTCTGCAGAAGAGCTTGGAGGAGCTTTTGTTCATAGCAAAACTTCTGGTGTTGCTTCTTTAATGTTCCCTGATGAGATATCTACTTTAGAAGGTGTTAAAAAATTACTTTCTTATATACCTCAAAATAATTTGGAAGATGTGCCTTTAGAAAATACTAATGATGACCCTAATAGAAATGATGAGGAGTTATCAAACATACTTCCAGACAGTCCTAATAAGCCTTATGATATAAAAGAGATTATAAAAAGAGTAGTTGATAATGGTGAGTTTTTTGAGCTTCAGCCTTTATTCGCTACTAATATAGTTATATGTTTTGCTCGTCTTGACGGTAAATCTGTTGGTATAATAGCTAATCAGCCTAATTCTATGGCAGGCGTACTTGATATTAATGCTGCAGACAAAGCTGCTCGTTTCATTCGTTTCTGCGATAGTTTTAATATTCCATTGGTTACATTGGTTGATACTGCAGGATATTTACCTGGTGTAGGTCAGGAGCATAATGGAGTTATTAGACATGGTGCTAAACTTTTATATGCTTATTCTGAGGCTACTGCTCCAAAGATTACTCTTATTATAAGAAAGTCATACGGCGGAGCTTATATAGCTATGTGTTCTAAACATTTAGGTGCTGATATGGTTTATGCTTGGCCTTCTGCTGAGATTGCTGTTATGGGACCTGATGGTGCGGCTAACATTATATTTAAAAAAGAAATAGATAAAGCTGAAGACCCTAAGAAAATGAGAGCTGAAAAGATAGAAGAATACAAAAAAGAGTTTGCTAATCCTTACAGAGCTGCTGTTAGAGGATATGTTGATGATGTAATAGAGCCTGAATATACTAGAAGCTATCTTATTAATGCACTTCATTTATTAGTAAGCAAGAGAGAGACTAGACTTCCTCGCAAACATGGTAATATACCTTTGTAATTTTATATTGTAATTATAATAAAAGGAGTAAATAAATTATGGATCATAATGCTGCTATTACAATATTTGGTATAATATCTGTTTTAATTGTCGCTTTAGTTTTTTATGTTTTGGCTTTATTTTTGGGTATCATTTTTAAGTCAAGAAACACAAAAAAAGAAGAAGAGATTAGTAAGGTTGTAGAAGAGAGTAAAACTAAAGAAGAAGATTTATTAGATGACAGCGAGCTTGTAGCGGCTATTACTGCTTGTATAACTGCTTATAGCGGTAATTCTAAATTTGTAATAACTTCAATAAAAGAGTCTAAAACTCCTGTATGGGGTATGGCTGACAGAATAAAATAAAAAAAGAGAAAATAAAAAATAATTTAGGAGATAAATGATGATTAAAAATTATAAAGTAACTGTTAATGGAAAAAGTTATGATGTATCTGTTGAAGAGATAAGAAATGAGTCTGTTGCTTCAAATAAAGTTTTATCTACTGCTGTTAATAATGCTGTAAGTAATCAGGCAGTAAATACAAAAGCTTCTGCACCAGTTGCAAAACCAGCAGCAGCTGCTGTAAAAGCTCCTGCTATAGATGAGAATGCTATATCTGTAAAAGCTACTATGCCTGGAACTATATTATCATTTAATGTTGCTATAGGAGATAAGGTAACAGAGGGTCAGGTTGTTGCTGTATTAGAAGCTATGAAGATGGAAAATGAACTTACTGCTCCTGCTTCTGGAGAGGTTATATCTATACATGTTGAGAAAGGTTCATCTGTTGTAGAAGGTCAAGTGATATTGCAGATTAAGTAATGTAGTTTTGAGAGGTGAATATGAATAATGCTTTAGGGTTGGA from Brachyspira pilosicoli P43/6/78 includes:
- the dnaX gene encoding DNA polymerase III subunit gamma/tau — protein: MDKNYKVIARKYRPQTFEEVIGQEHITKTISKSIAQKKIAHAYLFSGAHGVGKTSLARIIAKALNCVNGPTDKPCGVCPSCTQIENGTPLDVIEIDGASNRGIENIRTIIENVRISPVAGKYKVYIIDEVHQITNEAFNALLKTLEEPPAHVVFILATTEADRVLPTIRSRCQQYIFKSLGIEDLEKILKGILDKENIAYDDEAIFLIAKQARGSVRDSETILEKMIAYTADKKHITSGDVIAVVGGNNFSFVKDFFDVMISKDKKNYFQFVKKLFEESVDPRTFINNLIEYMRVVLMIKSGIDDIKLLEITENERDDLKTFANNYSDDEIERILDYILNVEERIRNASNARVIFEMRMLLLLDTDNLIRPVDIISSSNVQTVSDTNEDYGLSNDNIQKPKEINNAPKPAYDVPLSPNDKRHIFYNKILSYVETESPTIYSLLSQGNPIESKGATLIVAIPEHIYDMVQSDKRISALIASAIPRFTKNKDVAIQFQKAVEGNMIDKLKTRLQATEVDESSL
- a CDS encoding acyl-CoA carboxylase subunit beta, with protein sequence MQEKINELKKRKEKIEEAGGKDKIEERHAKGKLTARERILHLLDEGTFCEIDAFIEHRCSDFGMEKNKVAGEGVVTGYGKINGRQVCVYAQDFTVIGGSLGQMHAAKICKVQDMAIKLGCPCIGINDSGGARIQEGIDSLRGYGDIFYRNVQASGVIPQICVIMGPCAGGAVYSPALMDFILMTDKTANMFITGPQVVKAVTGEQVSAEELGGAFVHSKTSGVASLMFPDEISTLEGVKKLLSYIPQNNLEDVPLENTNDDPNRNDEELSNILPDSPNKPYDIKEIIKRVVDNGEFFELQPLFATNIVICFARLDGKSVGIIANQPNSMAGVLDINAADKAARFIRFCDSFNIPLVTLVDTAGYLPGVGQEHNGVIRHGAKLLYAYSEATAPKITLIIRKSYGGAYIAMCSKHLGADMVYAWPSAEIAVMGPDGAANIIFKKEIDKAEDPKKMRAEKIEEYKKEFANPYRAAVRGYVDDVIEPEYTRSYLINALHLLVSKRETRLPRKHGNIPL
- a CDS encoding OadG family protein, with protein sequence MDHNAAITIFGIISVLIVALVFYVLALFLGIIFKSRNTKKEEEISKVVEESKTKEEDLLDDSELVAAITACITAYSGNSKFVITSIKESKTPVWGMADRIK
- a CDS encoding biotin/lipoyl-containing protein, yielding MIKNYKVTVNGKSYDVSVEEIRNESVASNKVLSTAVNNAVSNQAVNTKASAPVAKPAAAAVKAPAIDENAISVKATMPGTILSFNVAIGDKVTEGQVVAVLEAMKMENELTAPASGEVISIHVEKGSSVVEGQVILQIK